One stretch of Roseovarius mucosus DNA includes these proteins:
- the rarD gene encoding EamA family transporter RarD, with translation MREATKGILAMVATCTVWGLSGIYYKLLDHIPPIEILAHRTLWSFIFFALVLLVQGRISVLRQTLGARKSVLLIGFAALMISTNWFVFITSIQIGKAVEASLGYYIFPLVAVLLGAIAFRERLGKAQLFAVALAATAVITLTIGLGVPPWIALILATSFGFYGLVKKGLSVGPVVSVTAEVLLLSPIALGVLWWFHSDGHGAFGTNWHDSLLLAFSGILTASPLIMFSYATKRITLATVGLVQYMNPSLQFLVATLLFREAFSFWHAIAFGMIWSALAIYTTASLRQDRVARRAILKS, from the coding sequence ATGCGAGAGGCGACCAAGGGTATTCTGGCGATGGTCGCCACCTGCACTGTCTGGGGCCTCTCGGGCATCTATTACAAGCTGCTCGATCATATCCCCCCGATTGAAATTCTCGCCCACCGCACCCTCTGGTCCTTCATCTTCTTTGCGCTCGTGCTCTTGGTTCAGGGGCGAATTTCCGTTTTGCGTCAAACCCTTGGCGCGCGAAAATCGGTGCTTTTGATCGGCTTTGCCGCGCTGATGATCTCGACCAATTGGTTCGTTTTCATCACCTCCATTCAGATCGGCAAAGCGGTCGAAGCGTCTTTAGGCTACTACATCTTCCCGCTCGTCGCCGTTCTCTTGGGGGCCATCGCCTTTCGCGAACGCCTTGGAAAGGCTCAGCTTTTTGCCGTGGCCCTCGCCGCGACGGCGGTGATCACGCTGACCATCGGTCTTGGCGTCCCGCCTTGGATCGCGCTGATACTGGCAACCAGCTTTGGTTTCTATGGCCTTGTTAAAAAAGGGCTTTCTGTCGGCCCCGTGGTCTCGGTCACCGCCGAGGTGCTGTTGTTGTCCCCCATTGCCTTGGGCGTTCTGTGGTGGTTCCACTCTGACGGGCACGGGGCCTTCGGCACCAATTGGCACGACAGCCTGCTCTTGGCCTTCTCCGGCATTCTCACAGCCTCGCCGCTCATCATGTTCAGCTATGCCACCAAACGCATCACATTGGCCACCGTCGGGCTGGTTCAATACATGAACCCCAGCCTGCAATTCCTTGTTGCAACACTATTATTTCGCGAAGCCTTCAGCTTCTGGCATGCCATTGCCTTTGGCATGATCTGGTCTGCTTTGGCAATTTACACCACCGCCAGCCTCCGTCAGGACAGGGTGGCGCGCAGGGCGATCCTTAAATCCTGA
- a CDS encoding LysM peptidoglycan-binding domain-containing protein encodes MGLGGLAVVGAVIAALWFRAQPAPAPETPPVVETVEAPAPALPDPAPTPLMPEAPTIDTFRLEPGGQMIIAGQAEPGSQVSILLDNVMIGSVLSDNAGKFVQFLDLPASTAPRVLSLRTRSDPSGPELASQDEIIIAPTPVDHAEASVPVAAPSVSSEVQAVASEENSSPPLAESQDAPQPSQTVLLTDETGVRVLQTPAAETPPDVMSNVALDAITYSPDGDVELSGRAQGTGFVRIYIDNNPVVTSPISSAGDWATALPEVDTGVYTLRVDEVDTTGAVTSRVETPFKREDQAVLTAAQTAESTPIRAITVQPGSTLWAISREAYGEGLLYVRVFEANRDRIRDPNLIYPGQVFALPQ; translated from the coding sequence ATGGGGCTCGGCGGATTGGCCGTGGTCGGCGCAGTTATTGCGGCGCTTTGGTTCCGCGCTCAGCCCGCGCCCGCCCCAGAAACACCTCCCGTGGTGGAAACGGTCGAGGCCCCAGCCCCCGCGCTGCCTGATCCTGCCCCGACCCCGCTCATGCCCGAAGCACCGACCATCGACACCTTCCGGTTGGAACCCGGCGGCCAGATGATCATCGCCGGTCAGGCAGAGCCGGGATCACAGGTTTCGATCCTTTTGGACAACGTCATGATCGGCTCGGTTCTCTCTGATAATGCAGGGAAATTCGTGCAGTTCCTCGATCTGCCCGCCAGCACCGCACCGCGTGTTCTCTCCCTGCGGACGCGCTCGGACCCATCGGGGCCAGAGCTTGCGTCGCAAGATGAAATCATCATCGCGCCCACTCCCGTTGACCACGCCGAGGCTTCGGTGCCCGTTGCGGCCCCTTCTGTAAGCTCCGAGGTGCAAGCCGTTGCATCCGAAGAGAATTCTTCGCCCCCACTGGCCGAGTCACAAGACGCTCCACAACCCAGTCAAACTGTGCTTCTCACCGATGAAACCGGTGTGCGCGTGTTGCAAACCCCCGCTGCGGAAACGCCGCCCGATGTCATGTCAAATGTCGCGCTCGACGCGATCACCTATTCCCCCGATGGCGATGTCGAACTCTCAGGCCGGGCGCAAGGTACTGGATTCGTTCGGATTTATATTGACAATAATCCGGTTGTGACCTCTCCAATATCCTCCGCAGGGGATTGGGCAACTGCCTTGCCCGAGGTTGATACCGGTGTCTACACCCTGCGCGTCGACGAGGTTGACACCACAGGTGCGGTGACGTCGCGGGTGGAAACCCCCTTCAAGCGCGAGGATCAGGCTGTGCTGACCGCCGCCCAAACCGCAGAGAGCACACCAATCCGTGCGATCACCGTTCAGCCCGGCTCAACCCTCTGGGCAATCTCCCGCGAGGCCTATGGCGAAGGTCTGCTCTATGTCCGCGTGTTTGAGGCCAATCGCGACCGCATCCGCGATCCGAACCTCATCTACCCCGGCCAAGTCTTTGCCTTGCCACAATAA
- a CDS encoding TIGR00730 family Rossman fold protein, giving the protein MAARSVCVFCGARPGHDPIYMQEANAVGQMLAAEGWRLVYGAGDVGLMGATARAVQAAGGETFGVIPAHLVSWEVGKRDLTQYIVVETMHERKKVMFMNSDAIVVLPGGAGSLDEFFEVLTWRQLGLHQKPIFILNTNGYWTPLMQILDHVVRQGFAGENVKSFVQSLETPQDLRIALRATLS; this is encoded by the coding sequence ATGGCCGCGCGTTCTGTCTGTGTCTTTTGCGGCGCACGTCCCGGCCACGACCCTATATATATGCAAGAAGCAAATGCCGTGGGCCAGATGTTGGCCGCAGAGGGCTGGCGGCTTGTCTATGGCGCGGGGGATGTCGGTTTGATGGGGGCCACGGCGCGCGCAGTACAGGCCGCAGGCGGTGAAACCTTTGGCGTTATTCCCGCGCATCTCGTGTCTTGGGAGGTCGGCAAGCGGGATCTGACCCAATATATTGTGGTCGAGACCATGCATGAACGCAAGAAGGTGATGTTCATGAATTCTGACGCCATCGTGGTTCTGCCCGGTGGCGCGGGATCGCTGGATGAGTTTTTCGAGGTGCTGACATGGCGTCAGCTTGGATTGCATCAAAAGCCGATTTTCATTTTAAACACAAATGGATACTGGACACCCTTGATGCAGATACTGGATCATGTGGTGAGGCAGGGTTTCGCCGGTGAGAATGTGAAATCCTTTGTCCAGAGCCTTGAAACACCTCAGGATTTAAGGATCGCCCTGCGCGCCACCCTGTCCTGA